A genomic region of Brienomyrus brachyistius isolate T26 chromosome 6, BBRACH_0.4, whole genome shotgun sequence contains the following coding sequences:
- the LOC125744620 gene encoding Krueppel-like factor 15, protein MVDHLVASEEIFLSCTGSPSAHHPADMVTDAGSYQVLPSPFSEDDLSDSSSPRSCSSPESQVLSSSYGSSSSAESQDSILDFLLSQATLDGASAAPICDVLWGSRKDSSPQPVKEESFEFPIFAAEMEAQTGLFQPTLEEIEEFLEENMEVVALKQEVGEGTTLEMCGQRSTVSDGDTQLTDQTVPSTGVVVIAGTKSKSTQSVPSISSSSSNGITKQVASSKPQDTSGVPVILQIQPVQIKQEQSALPATPDIKIAQLLVNIHGQTFALVPQVVPSTSPNISSKFVRIAPVPIAAKPVGLGEGGAGSQALGLFAGSQKFQKNPVADLIKMHKCTFPGCTKMYTKSSHLKAHLRRHTGEKPFACTWPGCGWRFSRSDELSRHRRSHSGVKPYQCPACDKKFARSDHLSKHIKVHRFPRGSRTVRATSRPPGPPMD, encoded by the exons ATGGTGGATCACTTGGTAGCATCTGAGGAGATCTTTTTGTCCTGCACGGGCTCCCCGTCGGCACATCATCCGGCGGACATGGTGACTGACGCCGGAAGCTACCAGGTGCTTCCCTCGCCATTCTCTGAGGATGACTTGAGCGACTCATCCAGTCCGCGCTCCTGCTCCAGCCCCGAGTCTCAGGTGCTCAGCTCTAGCTACGGCAGCAGCTCCAGCGCTGAGAGCCAGGACAGCATCCTTGACTTCCTGCTTTCCCAGGCCACCTTGGATGGTGCATCAGCAGCCCCCATCTGTGATGTCCTTTGGGGGTCCCGGAAAGACTCGTCACCACAGCCTGTGAAAGAGGAGAGCTTTGAGTTCCCCATCTTTGCGGCTGAGATGGAGGCCCAGACTGGGCTTTTCCAGCCCACCCTTGAGGAGATTGAAGAGTTCCTTGAGGAAAATATGGAGGTAGTAGCCTTGAAGCAGGAGGTGGGTGAAGGGACGACCTTGGAGATGTGCGGACAGAGGTCAACAGTGTCTGATGGTGACACTCAACTCACAGACCAAACAGTGCCTAGCACTGGTGTTGTTGTCATTGCAGGAACCAAGAGCAAAAGTACACAGTCAGTGCCTAGCATAAGCTCAAGCTCCTCAAACGGGATTACAAAGCAGGTGGCCTCAAGCAAACCTCAAGACACTAGTGGGGTTCCTGTCATTCTGCAGATTCAGCCTGTCCAGATCAAACAAGAACAGAGTGCTCTTCCAGCCACACCAGACATTAAAATCGCCCAGCTGCtggtcaatattcatggacaAACCTTTGCCTTGGTTCCACAGGTGGTCCCGTCCACCAGTCCCAACATATCCTCAAAGTTTGTCCGCATCGCTCCAGTCCCAATTGCTGCCAAGCCTGTTGGCCTTGGAGAGGGTGGTGCTGGGAGCCAGGCACTGGGCCTGTTTGCAGGCAGTCAGAAATTCCAGAAGAATCCTGTTGCGGACCTCATCAAAATGCACAAATGCACTTTCCCGGGATGTACCAAGATGTACACCAAGAGTAGCCACCTGAAGGCTCACCTGAGGAGGCACACAGGAGAGAAGCCCTTTGCCTGCACCTGGCCTGGCTGCGGATGGAG GTTCTCACGTTCGGATGAGTTATCCCGACATCGTCGCTCCCACTCTGGTGTGAAGCCCTATCAGTGCCCCGCTTGTGACAAGAAGTTTGCCCGCAGTGACCACCTGTCCAAACACATCAAAGTCCACCGATTTCCACGAGGCAGTCGGACAGTGCGAGCCACCAGCCGACCCCCAGGACCCCCCATGGACTGA